TGACCGGCGCTTTGCGGGCCGGTTATTTCGATGTGCTGCCCTCTGGCCGGTATCCTGCTGCGGTGCTGTTCATCGACTGCGATCCGCATTTCGTGGACGTGAATGTTCATCCCTCGAAGGCAGAGGTCCGTTTCCGCCAGCCCGATCTGGTGCGGGGCCTTGTCGTTTCGACATTGCGCAACACTCTGGCGCAGGAATCGCGCCGCGCCTCCGATACGGTCGGAGCGGCGACCCTGGCCGCTTTCCGCAGCGAGGAGACCGCGCAAAGCCCGGGTTTCCGCTATCAGATGGAGTACCGGCCCCCGGCATCGGCGCTGCAAGCGGCGCACAGGGCGCAGGCACCGGATTTTCAGGGATTCTCGGAAAGCCCCTCGGCGCGATTTGAGCCTGTCCCGGAACAGGTTGTTCCGGCAGATGCGCCCTTGGGTGCGGCGCGGGCGCAGATCCATGAAAATTACATCGTTGCGCAAACTTCTGACGGGATGGTGCTGGTCGATCAGCACGCCGCGCATGAACGTCTGGTCTATGAGCGGCTGAAGGCGCAGGCGGCGCAGAACGGCATTGCCGCGCAGGCGCTGCTGATCCCGGAGATCGTCGAACTGCCCGATGAGGACGCCGCGCGTGTCCTGTCCATCGCCGATGATCTGGCCGGGCTTGGTTTGCAGATAGAAGCCTTCGGTGCGGGCGCTGTCGCGGTGCGGGAAATTCCGGCGCTGCTCGGTAAGCTGGATGCCGCTGCCTTGATCCGCGATATTGCCGACGACTTGGCGGAACAGGGCGCGTCCGACCGGCTGAAGGCGCGGGTCGATGCGGTGCTGTCCTCGATGGCCTGTCACGGCTCGGTCCGTTCGGGGCGGCGCATGACGGCGGATGAGATGAACGCGCTTCTGCGAGAGATGGAACGGACGCCGCGTTCCGGTCAGTGCAATCACGGGCGACCGACATGGGTGAAATTGTCGCTGTCGGATATTGAGCGCCTGTTCGGTCGCAAGGATTGACGCGGACGCTGCCCGGCGCGACAATCCGCTCAGAGGAGGCGCCGATGCTTGAAATCACTGCCGACAAAATCGCTTTCATCATTATTCGCGCCCGGGAATATGACAGCGGGATCAACGCCTGGGCCCATAGCGGCCAACGTCGCGGGACCGGAATCCGCACCGAATTGCATGAGTTCATCGAGGATCTGAATGACGATGAAAAAGCCTCGCTGACCGCCGTCATGTGGATCGGGCGTGAGAGTTTCGATGCCGAGGATCTTGCCGAGGCGATTCAGACCGCAAAGGCCGAGCGCCGGGTGCCGACTGCGGATTACCTGATGGGAGAGCCGCGTCTGGCGGATCTGCTGGAAGCCGGGATGGAGGCGCTTGGCATTTCGCCCGAAAGCGAAGAAGACGAAATTCAGCATCAGGTCTGAGCGTCTCTTCGCTTTCTGCAACATCCGCGTCACGCAATGGTGGTTTCCGGCTTCGAAGGCGGCTACAACCCTGCGGCACCGGCCTGTCAGGCCGGGCCTATGTGAAACACTGATGAGGCGCGCAGCATGAGTGAAATCGCCGATATGTCCTTCGAGGACGCAATGAAGGAACTGGAATCGGTCGTGTCGCGGCTGGAAAGCGGCAATGCCACGCTGGAGGATTCCATCAAGCTGTATGAGCGCGGTGCGGCATTGCGTACGCATTGCGAGACGCGTCTGCGCGAGGCGGAAGAGAGGATCGAGAAGATCACTCTGTCACAGGGTCAGCCTTCCGGCACGACAAGGGTTGAGCCTCAGTGATGCTGCCCCGGATGGAGGAGATCAAGCAGCAGGTCGAGGCCGCGCTTGATACGGCGATGTCGGATCTGCCCGCTGGCGATCTGGCGGATGCGATGCGCTATGCCTGTGTCGGCGGCAAGAAGATGCGGGCCTTTCTGGTCATGGAATCGGCACGTCTGCACGGTGTTGCAGATGAGGCCGCGCTTCCGGTCGCTGCGGCGGTCGAGGCGCTTCATGCCTATAGCCTGGTGCATGACGATCTGCCCGCGATGGATAATGACGATCTGCGGCGCGGCATGCCCACGGTTCATATTCAGTGGTCCGAGGCCACCGCGATTCTTGCCGGGGATGCCTTGCAGACACTGGCCTTCCGCCTGCTGTCCGATCCGGCCATCGGCGATGCCGAGGCGCGTCTGCGTCTGATCCCGGCATTTGCCCGCGCCGTTGGGGGCAACGGGATGGTGCATGGGCAGATGCTGGATATCGCGGCCGAGCAGGCGACGACGCCGCTGGATCTTGCCGGGATCAAGCGGATGCAGGCTGCCAAGACCGGTGCGCTGATCATCTTCGCGGCCGAAGCGGGTGCGCTGATCGCGGGCGATGACGGTGAGGCGTTGCGCGACTATGCGGCGAATCTGGGTCTGGCCTTCCAGATCCATGACGATGTGCTGGACGTGACCGGGGATGAGGAAACCATCGGAAAGCGCGTCGGCAAGGATGCACAGGCGGGCAAGGCGACATTCGTGTCTTTGCTTGGTCTTGAAACGGCCAGATCCCGCGCAGCCGAGTTGACGGAACGTGCGGTCTCGGCGCTTTCACCTTATGGTGATAAGGCGGATAACTTGCGGGAGCTTGCACGTTTCGTTATCGACCGCCAAAGCTGAAGCCCCGGAAAGGGCCGCCATGATGAGCCAAGATCGCCCGAAAACGCCGGTCCTCGACCGGGTCAACCTGCCCACGGACCTCAAGTCGCTCAGCGACCGGGAACTGACGCGGCTTGCCGATGAACTGCGCTCGGAAACGATCAGCGCCGTCAGCGAAACCGGCGGTCATCTCGGGGCGGGGTTGGGTGTTGTCGAACTGACCGTGGCGCTTCATGCGGTGTTCGACGCGCCACGCGACAAGATCATCTGGGATGTCGGGCATCAATGCTATCCCCACAAGATCCTGACCGGGCGGCGCGACCGCATCCGGACGCTGCGCAGCGGCGGCGGCCTGTCCGGCTTCACCAAGCGGTCGGAAAGCCCGTATGACGCGTTCGGGGCGGGGCACAGCTCGACCTCGATCAGCGCGGCGCTTGGTTTCGCGATGGCGCGGGAACTGGGCGGAGAGCCGGGGGACGCTGTTGCTGTCATCGGGGATGGCGCGATGTCCGCCGGCATGGCCTTCGAGGCGCTGAACAATGCCGGTCATCTGGGCAGGCGGCTTTTCGTGATCCTCAACGATAATGAAATGTCCATCGCGCCGCCGACCGGGGCGCTGTCCTCATATCTGACGCGTCTCTATACCGAGGGTCCGTTTCAGGAACTCAAGTCGATGGCAAAGGGTGCGGTCGGTTTCCTGCCCGGACCGCTGCAAGAGGGTGCCCGCCGCGCCAAGGAAATGCTGAAGGGCATGGCGATTGGCGGGACGATGTTCGAGGAACTGGGCTTTTCCTATATCGGCCCGGTGGACGGTCACGATATGGATCAGCTTCTGCCTTTGCTGCGGGCGGTCAGGGCACGTGCCACCGGGCCGGTACTGATCCATGCGATCACGAAGAAGGGCAAGGGATACGCCCCCGCCGAGGATGCCGCCGACAGAGGCCATGCCCGCGGTAAATTCAATGTTTCGACCGGGGTGCAGGCCAAGGCGAAATCCAATGCGCCAAGCTATACCAGCGTTTTCGCGCGGTCCCTCATGGCCGAGGCAGAGCAGGATTCCTCGATTGTCGCGGTCACGGCGGCGATGCCGGACGGGACCGGGCTCAATCTCTTCGCCGAGAGGTTCCCGCGCCGCTGCTTCGATGTCGGCATCGCGGAACAGCATGCCGTGACGTTCTCGGCGGGGATGGCTGCGGGCGGGCTGAAGCCGTTTTGCGCGATTTATTCGACCTTCCTGCAGCGCGGCTATGATCAGGTCGTGCATGATGTGGCGATTCAGCGGCTGCCGGTGCGTTTCGCCATTGATCGGGCAGGGCTTGTCGGGGCCGACGGGGCGACCCATGCCGGGGCGTTCGATATCGGCTTTCTGTCCAGCCTGCCTGGGATGGTGGTCATGGCCGCCGCAGATGAGGCCGAACTGGTGCATATGGTGGCAACCGCAGCCGCGCATCAGGATGGCCCGATCGCCTTCCGTTTCCCGCGTGGCGAGGGGACCGGGGTTGAGATGCCCGAGCGGGGTCAGCCGCTTGAAATCGGCAAGGGCCGGGTGATCGTTCCCGGCAGGCGTGTTGCGATCCTGTCCTTTGGAACACGTATGTCCGAAGTCATGAAGGCCCGTGAATCGCTGGCCGCGTTGGGGATCAGCCCGACTGTCGCGGATGCGCGTTTCGCCAAGCCTCTGGACCGCGAACTGATCCTGCAACTCGCCCGCGAGCATGAGGCGCTGATCACGATCGAGGAAGGGGCTGTCGGCGGCTTCGGAAGCCATGTTGCGCAGCTTCTCTCTGATGAGGGTGTGTTCGATCACGGCCTGAAATTCCGCTCAATGGTGCTGCCAGATACTTTCATTGACCATGACTCACCCGCTGCCATGTATGCGGATGCAAGGATGAACGCGCCGGATATCGAGGCGAAGGTGCTGGACGTTCTCGGCGTGGCGCGTATGACCGCCCGGGCCTGATACTGCCTGAAGGAACAGCCGATGTCGCGCCATACGCATCCGGATGCTCATCCCGACGATCCTCACTTCATCGCGCGTTCGGCCTGGCTTCGTGCGGCGGTGCTGGGGGCGAATGACGGGATCGTCTCGGTGGCCTCGCTGCTGGCGGGGGTCGCGGCATCAGGGGCCGCGCATGAATCCGTGATGCTTGCCGGGCTTGCCGGTTTGTCGGCGGGTGCCTTGTCTATGGCAGCGGGCGAATATGTCTCGGTCTCCAGTCAGGCGGATATCGAACGCGCCGATATCCTGCGGGAAACCGAGGCGCTGTCGAATAATCCGCATGTCGAACTGGAGGAACTCGCCGGGATCTATGAACAGCGCGGCCTGTCCCCCGATACGGCGCTGACCGTCGCGCGGGAACTGACCGAGCATGACGCGCTTGCTGCACATATCAGGGATGAGCTCGGCCTGTCGGATGCGCATGATGGGGCCAATCCGGTTCAGGCGGCGGTCACTTCGGCGCTGACCTTTTCGGCGGCAGGGGCGGTGCCGCTTGCGGGTGCGGCGCTTTCGGGCGGTTCGGATACGATCATGTTGGTGTGGATCGCCACATTGCTTGCGCTTGCACTGCTTGGCGCTGTCGGAGCGCGTGCCGGAGGCGCGCCGATAGGCAAGGCCGTGCTTCGCGTGCTATTCTGGGGCAGTTTCGCAATGGCGGTGACTGCGGGAATCGGCCGGGTTTTCGGCGTGGCAATGGGATAGATGCGATGCTTTGGCGATTATTATTTCTGATGCTGATGGCGACGCCTGCGGCAGCGACACAGGAATATATTCTGCCGACCTTGTTCGATATAAGCGATGTTGCTGCCGATGATGTGCTGAATATTCGCGAAAGCCCCTCTGCCGATGCCGCGATCATCGGTAGCCTGCCTCCCGATGCTACCGGGATCGAGATCGTCGCGACACATGGAAACTGGGGTGCGATGAATGTCGGAGAGCGTTCCGGTTGGGTCTCGATGCGCTATCTGACCTATCGCACGGATGTGTGGAATGCGGATGCGCTTCCCGAGAATTTCTCATGCTCGGGGACCGAGCCGTTCTGGTCCTTTGAACCCCGCGCGGAAGGTCTGGTCTGGTGGACGCCCGAAGGCGAGACCGTCTATGACCGGCTGACGGTTCTGGATACCGGCGTTTTCCGCAGCCCGCGCCGGGGCCTTGTCGCGCAGGGCGATGCGGGACGGCTGATGGCAAGTGTGACCAATGCGGCCTGCAATGACGGCATGTCCGAACGGCAATTCGGGCTGGAAGCGACAGTGATTCTTGAGGATGTTTCCACGCAGCTTTACAGTGGCTGCTGCCAGATCGCGCCCGCCCGCTGATCCTATCCGAGCGCCGCGATCAGCAGCAACAGCACCGCCATTGCGCTTGCCCCGA
This sequence is a window from Paracoccus aerodenitrificans. Protein-coding genes within it:
- the mutL gene encoding DNA mismatch repair endonuclease MutL: MSEHTPHIRPIIRQLDDSVANRIAAGEVVERPASAVKELVENALDAGARRIDVTISQGGKSLIRVVDDGCGMTAEDLPLALSRHATSKIDGSDLLNIHSFGFRGEALPSLGAVGRLKITSRALQDGAEIRVTAGKAEAVRPAPANRGTIVELRDLFFATPARLKFLRSERAETQAIADVIRRLAMAEPSVGFTLSDEDRLIFRADAEQGDLFDALHARLSRVMGRDFIDNAIRVDAERDGVRLTGFAALPTYSRGAAVAQHVFVNTRPVRDKLLTGALRAGYFDVLPSGRYPAAVLFIDCDPHFVDVNVHPSKAEVRFRQPDLVRGLVVSTLRNTLAQESRRASDTVGAATLAAFRSEETAQSPGFRYQMEYRPPASALQAAHRAQAPDFQGFSESPSARFEPVPEQVVPADAPLGAARAQIHENYIVAQTSDGMVLVDQHAAHERLVYERLKAQAAQNGIAAQALLIPEIVELPDEDAARVLSIADDLAGLGLQIEAFGAGAVAVREIPALLGKLDAAALIRDIADDLAEQGASDRLKARVDAVLSSMACHGSVRSGRRMTADEMNALLREMERTPRSGQCNHGRPTWVKLSLSDIERLFGRKD
- a CDS encoding DUF3775 domain-containing protein, which translates into the protein MLEITADKIAFIIIRAREYDSGINAWAHSGQRRGTGIRTELHEFIEDLNDDEKASLTAVMWIGRESFDAEDLAEAIQTAKAERRVPTADYLMGEPRLADLLEAGMEALGISPESEEDEIQHQV
- a CDS encoding exodeoxyribonuclease VII small subunit, with the protein product MSEIADMSFEDAMKELESVVSRLESGNATLEDSIKLYERGAALRTHCETRLREAEERIEKITLSQGQPSGTTRVEPQ
- a CDS encoding polyprenyl synthetase family protein; protein product: MLPRMEEIKQQVEAALDTAMSDLPAGDLADAMRYACVGGKKMRAFLVMESARLHGVADEAALPVAAAVEALHAYSLVHDDLPAMDNDDLRRGMPTVHIQWSEATAILAGDALQTLAFRLLSDPAIGDAEARLRLIPAFARAVGGNGMVHGQMLDIAAEQATTPLDLAGIKRMQAAKTGALIIFAAEAGALIAGDDGEALRDYAANLGLAFQIHDDVLDVTGDEETIGKRVGKDAQAGKATFVSLLGLETARSRAAELTERAVSALSPYGDKADNLRELARFVIDRQS
- the dxs gene encoding 1-deoxy-D-xylulose-5-phosphate synthase; translation: MSQDRPKTPVLDRVNLPTDLKSLSDRELTRLADELRSETISAVSETGGHLGAGLGVVELTVALHAVFDAPRDKIIWDVGHQCYPHKILTGRRDRIRTLRSGGGLSGFTKRSESPYDAFGAGHSSTSISAALGFAMARELGGEPGDAVAVIGDGAMSAGMAFEALNNAGHLGRRLFVILNDNEMSIAPPTGALSSYLTRLYTEGPFQELKSMAKGAVGFLPGPLQEGARRAKEMLKGMAIGGTMFEELGFSYIGPVDGHDMDQLLPLLRAVRARATGPVLIHAITKKGKGYAPAEDAADRGHARGKFNVSTGVQAKAKSNAPSYTSVFARSLMAEAEQDSSIVAVTAAMPDGTGLNLFAERFPRRCFDVGIAEQHAVTFSAGMAAGGLKPFCAIYSTFLQRGYDQVVHDVAIQRLPVRFAIDRAGLVGADGATHAGAFDIGFLSSLPGMVVMAAADEAELVHMVATAAAHQDGPIAFRFPRGEGTGVEMPERGQPLEIGKGRVIVPGRRVAILSFGTRMSEVMKARESLAALGISPTVADARFAKPLDRELILQLAREHEALITIEEGAVGGFGSHVAQLLSDEGVFDHGLKFRSMVLPDTFIDHDSPAAMYADARMNAPDIEAKVLDVLGVARMTARA
- a CDS encoding VIT1/CCC1 transporter family protein, whose protein sequence is MSRHTHPDAHPDDPHFIARSAWLRAAVLGANDGIVSVASLLAGVAASGAAHESVMLAGLAGLSAGALSMAAGEYVSVSSQADIERADILRETEALSNNPHVELEELAGIYEQRGLSPDTALTVARELTEHDALAAHIRDELGLSDAHDGANPVQAAVTSALTFSAAGAVPLAGAALSGGSDTIMLVWIATLLALALLGAVGARAGGAPIGKAVLRVLFWGSFAMAVTAGIGRVFGVAMG
- a CDS encoding COG3650 family protein codes for the protein MLWRLLFLMLMATPAAATQEYILPTLFDISDVAADDVLNIRESPSADAAIIGSLPPDATGIEIVATHGNWGAMNVGERSGWVSMRYLTYRTDVWNADALPENFSCSGTEPFWSFEPRAEGLVWWTPEGETVYDRLTVLDTGVFRSPRRGLVAQGDAGRLMASVTNAACNDGMSERQFGLEATVILEDVSTQLYSGCCQIAPAR